The nucleotide sequence GAACAGCTAAACGTTTGGGCTCAGCGTGATGGTGTTGATATCGTTAAAAATGAACCTGGGTCTGATCCAGCGGCTGCTGTATTTGACGGAGTAAAAAAAGCTAAGGCAGAAGCCTATGACATTTTATTAGTCGATACTGCTGGAAGACTGCAAAATAAAGTTAACTTAATGAACGAGTTAGCTAAAATGAAAAAGATTTTAACCAGAGAGATACCGGACTCACCTCACGAAGTCCTATTGGTATTGGATGCAACTACTGGTCAGAACGCTATGACACAAGCGAAAACATTTAAAGAAACCACTGATGTTTCTGGAATCGTGTTAACTAAACTAGATGGAACTGCTAAGGGTGGAATCGTCCTTGCCATTAGAAACGAGCTCCATCTGCCGGTTAAACTAGTTGGGTTAGGTGAAAAGGTAACTGATTTGGCAGACTTTGATCCAAATAACTTTGTTTACGGTTTATTCAAGGGATTGTTTAAAGACTGATTTTTAACAATTATTAGGTGAGAATTAGTGACTGTGGTCCTAGTTCCCACTTTTTTATTTTCTGATATTGACTTGCTGAATAAAAATCGGTACTGTAAACTAGTGTGAGACTAGAAAGGAAGCAATTATGGAACTAGAAAAAAATAACTATATAAATTCTTTATTTGAATTTTATCAGCCACTTTTGACTGCTAAACAATCTAGTTACATTGAGCTTTACTACGCTGATGACTATTCCTTAGGTGAGATTGCTGAGGAGTTCAACGTTAGTCGCCAAGCAGTTTACGATAACATCAAGCGATCAGAAAAAATTCTGAACGGTTATGAAGATAAGTTAAAACTATATCAAAACTACATGGACCGAAACTCTAAGCTGGATAAGATTAGAGAATACGTTCAATTGAATTATCCCAATGATACTGGACTAAATGATTTGATTAGTTCATTGGAAACTACTGAAGAAGAATGAGAGTGGTGTAAATTATGGCATTTGAAGGCTTAACAGAGCGTCTTCAAAACGCAATGAAAAAGCTTCGTGGTAAGGGTAAAATTAGCGAAGCCGATTTGAGAGAAACAATGCGGGAAATTCGTTTGGCACTTTTGGAAGCCGACGTTAACTTTACCGTGGTCCGTAACTTTGTAAAGACTGTTCAAGACCGTGCAAAGGGTTCAGAAGTCCTTGAAGGTTTGAACCCATCACAACAAATCATCAAGATTGTTGATGAAGAGCTGACTAAGATGATGGGGGACGAAGCTGTCCCTCTTAATAAAGCTCCAAAAATTCCAACTATTATTATGATGTCTGGGCTTCAAGGTGCAGGTAAAACAACCACTGCCGGTAAGTTAGCATTAAAACTTAAGGATGAAGAAAATGCGCGGCCACTTTTGGTTGCGGATGATGTTTATCGTCCTGCTGCCATTGATCAATTAGAAACTGTCGGTGAGCAGATTGGCGTTCCTGTATTTCAGTTGGGTACGGATGTTGATCCAGTCGAAATTGCTAAACGCGGGGTTGCTAAGGCCATTGAGGACCATAATGATTACGTGATCATCGATACTGCTGGTCGTTTACAGATCGATGAAGCCTTGATGGGTCAGCTTAAAAACATTAAAGCAGAAGTTCAGCCTAATGAAATTTTACTGGTTATTGATTCAATGACTGGTCAAAATGCGGTCAACACTGCTGAAGGTTTTAACGACGCCCTTGACGTTACGGGTGTGGTTCTTACCAAGCTGGATGGTGATACGCGTGGTGGTGCTGCTTTATCTATCAGAGCAGTCACAGATAAGCCAATTAAGTTCGTTGGTCAAGGAGAAAAGATGTCCGACTTGGACGTTTTCTATCCTGACAGAATGGCTTCTAGAATTCTTGGAATGGGAGATATGCTTTCCCTTATCGAGAAGACTCAGAAGGAATATGATGAAAAACAAGCACAAGAACTAACCGAAAAGATTAGAGAAAATAGTTTCGACTTTAATGACTTTTTGGATCAAATTAGTCAAATTCAAAAAATGGGTCCTTTGGAAGACATCATGAAGATGATTCCAGGAATGGCCAATAATCCTGCACTTAAAAATGTCAACATGGATCCAAAGGATATGGAACACATTAAGGCCATTGTTTATTCAATGACTGAGCAAGAACGAGAAGATCCAGATGTGTTGAATCCTTCAAGACGGCGCAGAATCGCTGCTGGTTCTGGTCGACCAATTCAGGAAGTTAACCGCATGATCAAGCAGTTTAACCAAATGAAGAAGATGATGAACCAAGTTTCTAAAGGGAATATGTCTGGTATGGAAAACATGATGAACGCTACCGGTATGGGCGGCGGAGGCATGGGTTCTAAGATGTCTAACCTAGCAATGAAGCAAATGAGTAGAAAGCTCCACAAGAACAAAAAGAAACGTCTTAAAGCCAAGAAGAAACGTAAGAAATAGTCTATTATTTCAACGGTTTAGTGGTGTAAAGAAAAAAACCTTTACAAGCGTTAGAATTGTTGGTATATTATAATACGTTAAAACAATATAGGAGGAATAAGCATGTCTGTTAAAATTCGTTTAAAGCGCATGGGCTCAAAGAAGCGTCCATTCTACCGTATCGTTGTTGCTGACTCACGTAGCCCACGTGATGGTCGTTTCATCGAAAACGTTGGTACTTACAGCCCATTACAACAACCTGCTAAGGTTACTTTGGAAGAAGATTCAATCCTTAACTGGTTAAACAATGGTGCTCAACCATCAGATACTGTTCGTAACATTTTATCTGATGCAGGTATCATGAAGAAGTATCACGAAGCTAAGTACTCAAAAAAGTAAAGTGAGTGATTCTACAACATGGTTAATGTTGATGAGTTAATAAAAACTATTATTGAACCACTTGTTGATGATAGGGAAGAGGTAAGCATTAGTCATCAGGAAACTGATCGGTTTAATGAATACCACTTGCACCTTAGCGATGATGATGTTGGCCGAGTAATTGGTAAACATGGTCACGTAATTCAAACAATCAGAACGCTGGTTTACAGTGTCCCTGTTTCAGGTTCAAAAAAAGTGCGCCTTGTTGTTGATGACGGCAAGGAATAAAAAAGTTCTTATTCGAAACGGTGGTTTTGTTTAAGAGCTTTTTTGTTATCTAACGGTCAAAAATATAGGAGGTTGCTTTGGAATATTATAATGTTGGAAATTTAGTTAATACTCAAGGAATTAAAGGTGAAGTTAGAGTAATTTCAATTACTGATTTCCCTGAGGATAGATTTAAAAAGGGCAATACTTTATTTGTCGATGATGAGAAAACCCATTCAATGACTAAACTGGAAATTGATGGGGTTAGAAAGCAAAAGAACTTCATCATTTTGCATTTTAAAGGTTATGACTCAATTAATGATGTTTTGA is from Lentilactobacillus curieae and encodes:
- a CDS encoding KH domain-containing protein; this translates as MVNVDELIKTIIEPLVDDREEVSISHQETDRFNEYHLHLSDDDVGRVIGKHGHVIQTIRTLVYSVPVSGSKKVRLVVDDGKE
- a CDS encoding putative DNA-binding protein, translating into MELEKNNYINSLFEFYQPLLTAKQSSYIELYYADDYSLGEIAEEFNVSRQAVYDNIKRSEKILNGYEDKLKLYQNYMDRNSKLDKIREYVQLNYPNDTGLNDLISSLETTEEE
- the ffh gene encoding signal recognition particle protein; translated protein: MAFEGLTERLQNAMKKLRGKGKISEADLRETMREIRLALLEADVNFTVVRNFVKTVQDRAKGSEVLEGLNPSQQIIKIVDEELTKMMGDEAVPLNKAPKIPTIIMMSGLQGAGKTTTAGKLALKLKDEENARPLLVADDVYRPAAIDQLETVGEQIGVPVFQLGTDVDPVEIAKRGVAKAIEDHNDYVIIDTAGRLQIDEALMGQLKNIKAEVQPNEILLVIDSMTGQNAVNTAEGFNDALDVTGVVLTKLDGDTRGGAALSIRAVTDKPIKFVGQGEKMSDLDVFYPDRMASRILGMGDMLSLIEKTQKEYDEKQAQELTEKIRENSFDFNDFLDQISQIQKMGPLEDIMKMIPGMANNPALKNVNMDPKDMEHIKAIVYSMTEQEREDPDVLNPSRRRRIAAGSGRPIQEVNRMIKQFNQMKKMMNQVSKGNMSGMENMMNATGMGGGGMGSKMSNLAMKQMSRKLHKNKKKRLKAKKKRKK
- the rpsP gene encoding 30S ribosomal protein S16, whose amino-acid sequence is MSVKIRLKRMGSKKRPFYRIVVADSRSPRDGRFIENVGTYSPLQQPAKVTLEEDSILNWLNNGAQPSDTVRNILSDAGIMKKYHEAKYSKK